Below is a window of Candidatus Cloacimonadaceae bacterium DNA.
ATCGTGTCTTCGATTCACTCAAGCAAATGATGGCACACATGGTAGACGTGTTTGGAGACTTGACTAACGAGACTGTTTCATCGTTGTGCCATTGCAGTTATCTTGATTTATGACATTACAAAATAAACTTTGTATAATACGGCTTCCACATAGAACTGTCATATTGTAATTTCACTGGCTCGATTGAAGGCAATGCTGTTGAGCGATTTAGCAAAGATTCCGAAATAGGATTATCAAAATCTTGTATTGCCGTTAGTTTATTTTAGCAGCAGCATCTTCTTTGCCGCGTGTTTGCCGTCATTGGCGATCCGGCAAAGGTACAAGCCTGAAGACACGCTTCTCTGGGAACTGTCCTTTCCGTTCCAGACAACGATGTGTTTTCCAGCTCCACGCACCTCATCGACCAATATCTGAATCAGTTGACCGCGGCTGTTATAGATTTTTAGGGATACGTGCCCAGCTATCGGCAAGGTGTAGGATATCGAGGTTTCCGGATTGAATGGATTGGGAAAAACACTGAGCAAAATTGCATCGACAGGCAGCACCGGATCCGTATTCGATACGACTGTATCCCAGACATAAGTTCTATGATAGTAGTCTCCGCCATAAACACCAGATTCCGACCCGGATTGAAGAATTAGTTTCATCCCGATACTATATACTGTATTACTATGCGAAGATATGCCCTCGCTATCCTCAGACGTTATCGCTGTATTCCGGTTCTCGTCTGCGTATGTATAAAGAGAATATTTGGTCCAAACTACATTGGTGGAATCTGTCGAAGAGTGCTGAGTTTCATCCTTTCGTAGCGGTTTGATCTCACCGTACGAAACACCATATATGGTGGCAAACTGTTTATATAAACGCCAGTTTAATGAGTCTGTAGAAGAATAATACTTGTGCAATATCTCATAACCTGACGGTTCATAAGCGAACAAGCTCTTGCTAAAACTCGATGTTCCGTTCTTAATAAGTGTCACGATTAGTTGGTCTGACGGATTATAGATCCGTGTCTCCGTAGTAATCAAACTGAGATTATTAATGTCGTTTCCGATCACATTGTAGAAATATCTGGTCAGCAACTGATTATCTGTTCGGTATGTATAACGAGTGATTTGTTTTGGTCCGAAAGGTGAAGGATAAGACGATGATCTGATCATTTCCAATAGATTGCCATGATTATCGTATGAATATTGATCCAGAGTGCGCGGGGGGACACTAAAATTATGCGTAACATAAATGGCATGTAGTATCAGTTGATTATTGTTGTTATATCTGTCTCTGATCCCCCACCTGGATATGTATTGCGAGTATTCTATCTCATAAATCAGAGTGTCTCGTTGGTAATAATCCGGCGTATTCGTGTAGTAGTATCTGTTCATATATGTATCACATGAATACGTATTTAAATCATGCACTAAGGAACTATCAGGTCGCGTGGGATTTACTGCATCATAATAATAGGTTGTTCCCACTTCACTGCCTCCATCCTCTTCTGACACCCACCATGAAGAATTCTCCTGAGAAGATAACAAGCGCCAAAATACCTCATTTTTTTCCTGATTAGATCCTGGCGCATGAAGATTGGTCTCCGCCATAACTCCGGAAACTAAAGCTATCAGTAAGGCTGTAATCATGCATACTCTTCTCATATCCACCTCTACAAACTTATGAACCTTATTTTAATTTCCCTTTTTTTGTGTCAAGCAGAAAATGCGTGAATAATCCTTGAAAGTTGCAGGCGAGATTGTTCAAAAAATCCTTTGACACTTCCCGGCATTTGTGGGCTTCATCGAGAGTAGTGGTCTATGTATAGACGTTTATTGTTTTCGCCGCAGCGTAGCATGCCGATGCTGCGAGGGAAAAAACCCTATCAAACAGTGCCGTCGTTTTCACCATCGTTTTCGCAGCATCGGCACGCTACATCCATCTTTCCCCTTAGCATTACGGAGTCAATACGGACTTAGTCCGTAATGAGTCCGTATTGATTCCGTAATGCTAAGGGGGAAGATGGATTTTTAGGTGCATGTTGTCCCGTCCTTCCAGCGAAGGCTGGAATCCAGTCTTTGGCTTAAAACTCTGTCTGTAAAGGCTTTAATGCAATTTATTAGATGTCAACGGCGGAGTTTTGGGTTAAAGCGAAGTTTCCAGCCTTGCAGCAACATTTCCCAACTCCCACTACGAGTACTACCCCACAATCAAAAACTGGTTTGTCCCCGTTCTTTTCCAAAAAGCAAAATTCCCTTTGACAAGAAACAAGCCTTTGATTTATGTTGTTTTCACTATACAATAGGGGTAAAGTGCTAATAATGAAGTTGTTTGAGACTCACGCTCATCTGGATTTGCCAGATTTTGATTCCGACCGCGAGGCGCTGATTGCAAAATGTCATGCTGCCGGAATCGAGTATATCATCAATATCGGTTTCAACAAGGAAACCAGCCTAAGTTCTTTTGAACTGGCAAGAAAGCATCTGCACATCTTTGCCACGGTGGGCTATCACCCGCACGACGCCACGGATTTTGACGCTGAACTGATCAAGCGTCTGGCAAGGGAAAAGAAGGTGTTGGCGATCGGAGAGATCGGGCTCGATTTCTTTCGCAATCTATCGCCATACTCGGTTCAGCGCGAGGTTTTTGCCAATCAGGCGCATCTGGCGGTGGATTATGATCTGCCGGTGGTGGTGCACAACCGAGACGCTCATCAGGAATGCTATAAGATCCTTAAAAACGAAGGAGTTAAGCACGCGGTATTCCACTGCTTTTCCGGAGACATCATCTTTGCCCAGCAGGTTCTTGATGAAGGTTGGATGATCTCCTTCACCGGGACGGTCACCTATCCAAACGCCCATCTCGAGGATGTGATTCGTTTGATGCCGATCGATCAGTTTATGATCGAAACGGATTGTCCTTATTTGCCTCCGCACCCGCATCGCGGAGAGCGTAACAGCCCACTTTTTCTACATCTGGTGGCGGAGAAGATCGCCCAGATCAGAGAAATGACCCCAAACGATGTTGCGGAAAAGGCATTTGACAATGCGCACCGCTTTTTCCGCGTCCCTCCCGACCCAGTCAAACCTACTCATCATAAAGCAGGACATAAAAAATGAAGTTAATCACTTTGGTACTGGGCTTGCTGACCCTTGTCTGCAGCCCGCTTTTCGCCGGAAACTCGATCTTTTCCTATGA
It encodes the following:
- a CDS encoding T9SS type A sorting domain-containing protein; translation: MKLILQSGSESGVYGGDYYHRTYVWDTVVSNTDPVLPVDAILLSVFPNPFNPETSISYTLPIAGHVSLKIYNSRGQLIQILVDEVRGAGKHIVVWNGKDSSQRSVSSGLYLCRIANDGKHAAKKMLLLK
- a CDS encoding TatD family hydrolase — translated: MKLFETHAHLDLPDFDSDREALIAKCHAAGIEYIINIGFNKETSLSSFELARKHLHIFATVGYHPHDATDFDAELIKRLAREKKVLAIGEIGLDFFRNLSPYSVQREVFANQAHLAVDYDLPVVVHNRDAHQECYKILKNEGVKHAVFHCFSGDIIFAQQVLDEGWMISFTGTVTYPNAHLEDVIRLMPIDQFMIETDCPYLPPHPHRGERNSPLFLHLVAEKIAQIREMTPNDVAEKAFDNAHRFFRVPPDPVKPTHHKAGHKK